taaaagctcaaaaattacaacaagctcaattacaacaacaaatacaacaacaacaacaatcattaaGCAAaaaacaaccaccacaaaaaccaaatgaaagaattttaaagaaaagaaaaattccTGCAAAACCAATTCCAAAACAACctcctcaacaacaacaacaacagcaacagcaacaacaacaacaacaacaacaacaacaacaacaacaacagcaacagcaacagcaacagcaacagcaacagcaacaacaacagcaaccacAACAGCAAATATCATCTCCAACTAAATCTGCCAACTCCAATACAATGGCATTAACTACCTCTTCACCAACGAAATTAGCTCAAACAACTTTAATACCACCTGTAAATAAACCTTCACCGTCAATCACAATTTTAAAACCTCCACCAAGAccatcacaatcacaatcacaatcacaatcgCAACCATCATCTTCTCAGCAATCATCTTCACAAATTAAACCATCACTCCCCATAAAATACCTTCCAAATAGCAAcgctaataataataataataaacaaattcaagTTTTTGAAGAATTGgatgataattttgaagtcgatttatttgatgatgatgaattttcaaaaccACCAAGGGACATAGATTCACAATCCCAACAggaacagcaacaacaacaacaacaaaatggtAATACTGGTATGACACAAGATTTTGAAAGTTTGGATGATTTAGATTTTGAACTTAAAGATGAAGATATAGTGGAGTTTGAATCCTCCACTcaacaaattataaaacaacaagagttacaacaacaacaaaatcaaaatcaagttAAAActgtaattaaaaatgttaaaactTATACACCCCCAAAATTCACTTCTTATAAAACTACTACTCCAAATAAACCAagtattataaaaaaataataaaataataaaaataataataataataataatataataataataataaaataaaatatttttaatattgttattgaaaaaaaaaaaaaaaaaaaaaaagtataaatgataatacaaatacaataaaattgattttatttcttGGATTCAATTTttctaaacaattttttttaaaaaaataaaataaagagatataaactaataatttgaaattaagaAGAGATAATACAGTTTGATTAATCGTTTTTGTTTACTGGTTTTCTGACATAGTCTGGATCATTACCCATTTTGTAAAGATAGTTGATATGAGACTTTATTGCTTCAGTAAATGTTGGCTTATAATGATATGTAACATTATATTCTTTACAAACTTCTTTAAGAATTGGAACAATTTGTGGGTAATaatctataaataatattcatatatatatataataaaattaataattaaaataatataatataaaataaaaaaaataaataaaacttaccTTGAGCAATTGTTGGGaactataaaataaataaataaatcgtTGTtagataataaatattaaatttaaaataataataataaaaaatttaaacttaCACAATGATGAATAActtgtaaatttaaaccaCCAGAAAAGAAAGTACTTAAAACTGAATCTTGAGCATAATCTTGAGTAGTTTTAACTTGAAGAATTGCCCAATCTTGATTGAAGGTTGTTGGTAATGGGTGATCAGCACCATCGAAAATTTCAGGTGTTGCCATGAATTGAAGATCTTCAACTACATGACTAACTTGAAAAGAAATGGCTAAATACCAACCTAAAACCAATTCAGAGATTAGGAAGAAACAAATTAAATGAGAGAATGAATGATTATAGATTAATGGGAGTATGAAACGAGAGATAATGAAAACCAATTTACCAAGTATGAAAATTGCAGTATCAATCGTTGATATTGGTGAATATCTAATTGCAccatttgatttctttgtaAAGATTTCGTGATCTTGAATACGATATTTTAAAGCGTAAACTCCATATAGAATTGGTGCGTAAATATGTTGATATTTATGGTACCATGATCTTGCTTGATATGGTGTAACAACACgaaaatcaatttcaccTTGACCCAAGTCTGGATCTGCATTTCTTACATTTGTATATAAATGATGCCCAATCACATGTTGATGACACCATGCATAGAATGAAGCACCAGCGAACAAATCAAATGTTGCACCCAATATTTTCCAAGTCATTGGATTATGAGTGATTGCTGTGTGGCAAGCGTCATGCATCGTGTGTAATCCAAATAACGAATTTGCAACACCATATAAAACAGCGAATATACAATTTAACCAAAATCTATCCGTAGAGAATTGTGATAAATAGTAAGTAACAAATaggaataaataaattaacacCATTCTTGTGAAAACTCCAACTGAAACTTTTGGATCTTGTGATGAAGTTTGGAAATGTTTTCTAACACGTTGTTTCAATGTAGAATAGAATTCACTTTTTTCAACATATTTTGGATGTTCATATGATGATATATATCCAATTTcatattgtttaattaagGAATAGTGTTTATCCGTCATTGGATGATaactttcaaataaatttgttgCATCTCTACCtgctgataataataatatatcttCACCACCTGGATGTAATGGTACCcattttgtaatattataaacTTTACCATCAACTATAATccataaatcatttttttgattatgtTTTGATACTTCATCCCAagtatataattttaatttttctttattttcattatttgtttccatcattttatttttaaaagtttttaaaaaataataataataaaaaataaaaaaaataaaaaaaaagaaaaaaaaacactaaggggttaaaaaaaaacaatgcgAAAATGGgtttggaaataaaaaaaaaaaaaaaaaaatttaaaaaaaaatttaaaaaataaaatcatgatatcttgataaaaaaatatttaaaaaaaaaagaatttttacaAGAATGCcatattacttttttatttttttattttttatttattcaatatCTCTGATAtttctaaattaattattttttttattttttttaaaaaaaaaataataaataaaaaaaaaaattgattagacaaaaaataaaaatttttctttttcttttttctgtttctaaatttatttatttatttttttttttttttttttaaaaacaaaaacaaaaaaaaaaagaagtcggatgtttttaatttaatttaatttaaaagttttttttgatcattctttctgatgatgatgatggacATGCTTTGATTTCAGCACAAATGGTATCTGGGTTTTGGTTATTTTCGAGGGCAGAGATTAATTGTGGGATGTATGAGTTGGCTAATGATACACAAGTTGATTTGAGGCCACCAAATAAGTCACATGCTTTATCTACTTGAGTTAAGATTTCAGTTTCGGTTTCACTGTTTTGGAGGAAACCTTCAACTTCTTTAAGAGCAAAATCACAGATGGTACATTCAACACCTCCAGTTAATTCTTCAGCTGATGATGAAGTACataaatcaatttgattGCAAACAGTTGAAGCTGGTTCTttgttaattaataattgctatttattattattattattattattattatttaatattatttaaaagatcgattagttttttatttatttatttatttataattttaaaataataataataataataataataataataataataataataataataataataataataataataataataataataataataaaattaacttACAACAAGTTCAGCACCATAAGCAGTGACGAGTGAATCACAAGTAGCTTGATATTCAGATGGGGCAAATTTGCAAACTTTTTCTAATTCACCTTCAACATAAACGATACTTGAATTCTTTTCAACGAAATCTTCAGCAAAGTTGACAAGTTCAGTGCAGACAAAACATTCTTCGTTTGCTCTGACAACTGAAACTGAGGCTAAAGCAATGATGGCTAATTTAAATaagaatttcattttaaaaattgtgtgtatatataaaataataaataggaGAGGAAACTGTAATTTATgcgaatgaaaaaaaaaaaaaaaaaaaaaaaaaatttaaaaaataaaaaaaaaactgaaataaggattttttttttttttaaaaataaaaaaaataaaaaaaaattaaaataaaataaaaataaaaaataaaataaaaattttttcgAATAGGGCAAACAAAGGCAATATCTGAATTTTTCTTGGACTATTCATTTcctaaacttttttttcacacttttttagattttgggtgccatttatatttttaaaaaaatataaaaaaatataaaaaaataaaaaataaataaaaaaataaaaaataaataaaaaaaataaaaaataaataaaaaaataaaaataataataaaaaataataaaaaggatagaaaaaaacaaaaaaaaaaaaaaaaaaaaaaaagtaaaaagatCTTTAAAAATGGgcgatattttttaaattgatataTATcgggatattttttttcaactaacttttttttttttttttttttttttttttttttttgatcattatatttttccaatactttttctttaaaacttttgaattttgaaaaaataaacattcacaataataataaaacattagAAATTTATTGCACATGTACGAgccaaattaaaaaaaataaaaaaaaataataaaaaataaaaaaaaataattaaaaataataaaatcctataatatagttttttttttttttaaatattaaaatttcattcttTTATTACCTTCCTTAATTACATTTGTTGGAATATATTTAACATCAATTGGTTCAGACAAATGAGCACAGGTATATTTTTGAGGTAACCAAGGGAAATCTAAACTATTTATGCTCTTTGAGGCATCTATTGAAAGTTTAACGAAATCTTCAAAACTTTCATCGAAATTCttgtcatcatcatcatcagcttttttctctttaattGCTATTGCTAAACTAGTATTTGGAATACCTAGACATTGTGATAATGGTACTGAAAATTCTTTTggtaataaacaaattggtattcttttttattttttttaaaagtgtcaataatttgtttttatatattttattaaaaaaaaaaaaaatgaaaaaagaacACATACCTTCTCATATATGCCATAATTGGTAAATGAGATGTTAAAATTGGAATATCAGGATTTGGACAAACTATTATACATCTAATTGTTGGTGGTGAATGAATAGGTATTTTCTCTAATTCTCtagttattttatttacaccAATccaaaattgatttaatctattattattattattattattattattattattattattattattattattattattattattattattattattattattattattattattattattattattattattattattattattatctttttcattttctttattattattattattatttacattatttaattttaaaattgaatctaaaattaattgttgatcatttttttgtttttgaaaatcatttaataattgattttgtcttaatatttctttatctttatcttccTTTGATATTGATTCATCTTTTAAAAGGAATTGcttctttttttcaattgatttcaatctattttttaacttatttaatgattttttctcttttctaaccttaaaaaattgttctttttttataacttttttattttgaatatttttaatttcattttctgttaattcttttaaagattttaaaattaattctgaatattcatttgatattgtatttctaatttaaaatatttgatatatttattttgaattttttttaaattaatacatTATAAATGAgaataacaataaataaaaaaaaataaataaaaaaaacaattcatacATTGTTTTACTTATATAAGGTGATGAAACGGTATCTTTAAAAactattcctttttttttcttattggGGATCACTGAATCTACttttggtttatttggtGTATTTACTTGTGACATTTCTTGAAATATCGttttctgaaaaaaaaaaaaaaaaaatggtctttgtttataaaaaaaaaaaaaaaaaaaaaataattcacgaaaattttgggaaaaaaaaaaaaaaaaaaaaaaaatattactgATAATCAGTTATAGTTACcagttcttttttttttttatttacatttatttacaaattggttttgattttttttttttttttttaaaacaaagatcatttttttttttcttgtttatCTCCTATGCTTTTTAACAGGTAGTTCAATAAATGAGTCCTGTGATACAATTTTGAGTAAAGAAGGTTTAGAATTTGATGCGGTTATTGACATTTcaccatcattttcatctaaAGTAATTGGATTCTCTTTACTATTTACAAATAAGAATCCACTactatttaaactattattacttttattatataCATTGAAACTTGATGATGCCATTGTTActgtattattaaaattattattattatttataagagtattattactatttaatttaaaattatcattgttattattattattattattattattattattattattattattaaattttggaaTTTGAGGTAACATATCCAAttccaattgttttttaaatattgaagaatttgattttaaaactctttttcttttaccatgatctttaaattgtttaattttagcACATAGTAAATGATTGGTTTGAATATCAGAGGGTGTTATAGGTTTGCCGCTGTATGGATCAGTGAAATATTGGTTTCTAAAATGTTTTTGAATGGTTGATCTATCAACGATATATCCACTTGGTAGTGTTACAGGATCactcatcattttcaaagtGATTGGATCTAAAAACGTTGTAGGTATACCAGCCTCATTGAAAACAATCTCTggattatttcttttaaaatcttcatcatcttcatccgTGAAGaattcaccaccaccaccaccaccaccaccactgcCAATGtcatcctcttcttcatAATCATCTGACATCATATTTTGGTCGACAAACATTTCATCTTTTGAAATCATATGTGATGGTATTAGTAAATTGAATGagtttttatttgatatttgcatattatttttactattgctactattactattattattatttaaccaATCAacattattactactaaataaaccaccaccaccaccaccaccaccaccattactaTAGCCACTATTAATTGacatactactactactatttgaTGAATGATCATGTTGTGTATGTGGTAGTTGTTGTCTTTGTGTCtctaaatattgatttaacaAAAGGGATGATGTTTGTTCACCATTATTGAAATAGTGTCCAAATTGTTCAGGTGTTAATTTGAAGCCAttctttatattatttaaattatcattataaatgaattgaattaaatctcTATTTGTTGAAAATGAAGGTTGGCCCCATAATTCAATTGCACCCAAAGCAGCACAACTTGACTTTGATACACTGGTTACCCTAATTCTAATACTTTTCACTCTACTCAATAAATgtatatttgaattaaatgttttaatttgattattcggatcaataattttatttgtaatctCTAttggaatattattattattattattattattactatttttaccacaaatatatttataatagttATCTTGTATATGTAAATCATGTAGTGAtccaatgaatttaaattgttcatGTATATATTTTTGTTGAATAATTTTACTTTGTTGatcaatttgattattaaaatttgtaacatttgtttgattattattattattattattattattattattattattattattattattattaatattattaatagtattGCCTAATGATTGTGTTAACATTACTCTTGACGGGGAAGTTGAGAAAGgggaagaggaagaagaggaagtAGAGTTTGAAAAAGATGGATTAACTAATGGATTTTGTTTTCCaaaaccaacaccaccaata
This region of Dictyostelium discoideum AX4 chromosome 3 chromosome, whole genome shotgun sequence genomic DNA includes:
- a CDS encoding RING zinc finger-containing protein; this encodes MNNIYLNNYQPNQIQQRLQQQQQIPQEYRLINFINNSGVEIYCDAPSFSDEFNINNLLNPGGNGFLAASFIKPPIDITISFPYAIDLDRIGILCKVGTCVSQSISFYMSEYSMNELTTISNKIGKNNVRALSQSSGSQQHNQYQNQPPMQFQQNIQQQQQQQQQQQQLLSQSLPSFHQQPSTTSLLGVNNHHADLSVIERYPTKMNHQNLGVGNIGGVGFGKQNPLVNPSFSNSTSSSSSSPFSTSPSRVMLTQSLGNTINNINNNNNNNNNNNNNNNNNNQTNVTNFNNQIDQQSKIIQQKYIHEQFKFIGSLHDLHIQDNYYKYICGKNSNNNNNNNNIPIEITNKIIDPNNQIKTFNSNIHLLSRVKSIRIRVTSVSKSSCAALGAIELWGQPSFSTNRDLIQFIYNDNLNNIKNGFKLTPEQFGHYFNNGEQTSSLLLNQYLETQRQQLPHTQHDHSSNSSSSMSINSGYSNGGGGGGGGGLFSSNNVDWLNNNNSNSSNSKNNMQISNKNSFNLLIPSHMISKDEMFVDQNMMSDDYEEEDDIGSGGGGGGGGEFFTDEDDEDFKRNNPEIVFNEAGIPTTFLDPITLKMMSDPVTLPSGYIVDRSTIQKHFRNQYFTDPYSGKPITPSDIQTNHLLCAKIKQFKDHGKRKRVLKSNSSIFKKQLELDMLPQIPKFNNNNNNNNNNNNNNNNDNFKLNSNNTLINNNNNFNNTVTMASSSFNVYNKSNNSLNSSGFLFVNSKENPITLDENDGEMSITASNSKPSLLKIVSQDSFIELPVKKHRR
- the fadB gene encoding delta 5 fatty acid desaturase: MMETNNENKEKLKLYTWDEVSKHNQKNDLWIIVDGKVYNITKWVPLHPGGEDILLLSAGRDATNLFESYHPMTDKHYSLIKQYEIGYISSYEHPKYVEKSEFYSTLKQRVRKHFQTSSQDPKVSVGVFTRMVLIYLFLFVTYYLSQFSTDRFWLNCIFAVLYGVANSLFGLHTMHDACHTAITHNPMTWKILGATFDLFAGASFYAWCHQHVIGHHLYTNVRNADPDLGQGEIDFRVVTPYQARSWYHKYQHIYAPILYGVYALKYRIQDHEIFTKKSNGAIRYSPISTIDTAIFILGKLVFIISRFILPLIYNHSFSHLICFFLISELVLGWYLAISFQVSHVVEDLQFMATPEIFDGADHPLPTTFNQDWAILQVKTTQDYAQDSVLSTFFSGGLNLQVIHHCFPTIAQDYYPQIVPILKEVCKEYNVTYHYKPTFTEAIKSHINYLYKMGNDPDYVRKPVNKND